A stretch of Mucilaginibacter terrae DNA encodes these proteins:
- the tsaD gene encoding tRNA (adenosine(37)-N6)-threonylcarbamoyltransferase complex transferase subunit TsaD codes for MPVILGIESSCDETSAAVYADGVMLSNIIANQTIHEAYGGVVPELASRVHQQNIIPAVQQAISNAKVSKNDIDAVAFTRGPGLLGSLLVGVSFAKAFALAQNLPLIEVNHMQAHILAHFIDEPKPTFPFLCLTVSGGHTQIVLVKDFFDMEVIGHTQDDAAGEAMDKTSKILGLPYPGGPLIDKHARLGNPKAYQFPEPQIPGYNFSFSGLKTSILYFIQKNEAATPGFVQNNLADICASVEHRIVTILLNKLSKAALDLGIKDIALAGGVSANTGLRQGLQELGAKHGWNTFIPRMEYCTDNAAMIAVAGYYKFLKNDFTDQHVAPLARMPF; via the coding sequence ATGCCCGTTATATTAGGAATAGAATCATCATGCGATGAAACCTCGGCTGCGGTGTATGCAGATGGCGTGATGTTAAGTAACATCATAGCCAATCAAACTATACACGAGGCTTACGGGGGCGTTGTGCCCGAGCTGGCCTCGAGGGTTCATCAGCAAAATATAATTCCTGCTGTACAACAAGCTATATCTAACGCAAAAGTAAGCAAAAATGATATTGATGCGGTAGCTTTTACACGGGGTCCGGGCCTTTTAGGCTCGTTGCTGGTAGGGGTATCATTTGCCAAGGCATTTGCGCTGGCCCAAAACCTGCCGCTTATTGAGGTAAACCACATGCAAGCTCACATTTTGGCTCACTTCATTGATGAACCTAAACCAACATTCCCCTTCTTATGTTTGACCGTTTCGGGCGGGCACACACAAATAGTTTTGGTGAAGGATTTTTTTGATATGGAAGTGATAGGGCACACACAAGATGATGCCGCCGGCGAAGCCATGGATAAAACCAGTAAAATACTCGGCCTGCCTTATCCCGGCGGACCGCTTATTGACAAGCATGCCAGGTTAGGTAACCCTAAAGCCTACCAGTTTCCCGAACCACAGATACCCGGCTATAACTTCAGTTTCAGTGGTTTAAAAACTTCTATACTCTACTTCATTCAAAAAAATGAGGCCGCCACTCCAGGCTTTGTGCAAAATAACCTGGCCGATATTTGCGCCTCGGTAGAGCACCGAATTGTTACCATACTGCTCAATAAACTGAGCAAAGCCGCGTTAGATTTAGGCATAAAAGATATTGCGCTGGCCGGAGGCGTATCGGCCAATACGGGTTTGCGCCAGGGCTTGCAAGAGCTGGGTGCAAAACACGGTTGGAATACTTTTATACCCCGCATGGAGTATTGTACCGATAATGCCGCCATGATTGCCGTTGCCGGATATTACAAATTTTTAAAAAACGATTTTACCGATCAGCATGTGGCACCACTGGCCCGCATGCCTTTTTAA
- a CDS encoding translocation/assembly module TamB domain-containing protein: MQTWAAKKATKYLSEELHTKVDIKSLYIKPFSSVVLEDLYILDKQNDTLLRTPHLAVELQGFSIFNSIKRRVLNFETIQLDNGVFNFKQLKDSTTNLSFLIDYFSGPPDTTKKASKPWTLNFGRITINNFHFKYKNYLDTLKTPGVVNFEDLDVDRFSTVVTGMDLKNHLFKGNVQKLALHELRSGFLLKELSANATIDTNQILLQNLHLVTPNSHLKDYFRMRFKSFSDFSDFEKKVHMDADIKDSHLSSKDVAYFTPSLDKTNFELGLSGRASGLVNNIKASNLTVTAGQATYIRGNFNLKGLPDWDNTYLTLEFKQLASNKKDLDYLYTHFTGMPNRKVPDLFSKFGNISYSGKFTGTQKNFNIAGTFKTLLGRLDPDVNIRFNAKGVPAYKGSIAATNFNLAALLDDKSLGRTTLKATVDGSGDDLKNLSTTLNADVNFIDYNGYKYRNIDLDGTFRNQVAKAKIKVNDRNVKLNLNGNIDLNPELPRYTITGSIKDAHLNRLKLVKDTLTLTTNINTSFSGNNLKNLQGFVQLTPTRITTPKDNYVIDTLKLTAEGLGNNRLISLRSDLADGSIKGSYDLATFPSYFKSIAKKYIPSLQTKIYTPGPQNFDFRLNLKNLDPVLLMFMPDLKIPEGGTFVGHFNSAEKTATLSGLIKTVKYGKMVFHDFIVDESTADSLLTLNLSLSKVDLTDSLYIKDINITNFLRRDSLNFNVKLSDKNATNQLDLYGLVEFGRDTTAKLKLLPSEVILERESWRLTEQVRIRLLNGKTDIENFELTNGEQRVSIDGFISSSPEDKLKVTFDKFRMATINQLTKAGGVLLHGSLNGEVNLSSILKKTGVDANLRIDSLTMNKTLVGDVKIVSDLDNDNSRANVKLNILNRGLETLNIAGAYYLDKGEGDKLDFDVRMDQTEAVIFSPFIKNLVSNVKGTLSADMKLTGAPSNPKLNGNITLANTGVTVDYLKVPYTINDKLTVENSIIKIDDMRISDPRGGKGTANGKIDLSDFANPLLDISVRANNLMALNTTFRDNRLYYGTAFGSGSFSFTGPIDNMKIDIKAKTEDGTVFNNSA, translated from the coding sequence GTGCAAACCTGGGCGGCTAAAAAGGCTACCAAGTATTTATCAGAGGAACTACACACAAAGGTCGACATTAAAAGCCTTTACATAAAGCCATTCTCATCGGTGGTACTGGAAGACCTTTACATTCTTGATAAGCAAAACGACACGCTGCTCCGAACGCCTCACTTGGCCGTTGAACTACAAGGCTTTTCGATATTTAACAGCATTAAGCGCCGCGTGCTTAACTTTGAAACCATACAGCTTGATAACGGCGTTTTTAACTTCAAACAACTTAAAGACAGCACTACCAACCTCTCTTTTCTTATTGATTATTTTAGCGGCCCGCCCGATACCACCAAAAAAGCAAGCAAACCCTGGACGCTCAACTTTGGCCGCATTACCATCAACAACTTTCACTTTAAGTACAAAAACTACCTCGATACGCTTAAAACACCCGGCGTAGTCAATTTTGAAGATCTGGACGTTGATCGTTTCAGCACCGTGGTAACAGGTATGGATTTGAAGAATCACCTGTTTAAGGGCAATGTACAAAAACTTGCCTTGCATGAGTTGCGCAGCGGCTTTTTGTTAAAAGAACTATCGGCCAATGCCACTATTGATACCAACCAGATTTTGCTGCAAAACCTGCATTTGGTTACACCTAACTCTCATTTGAAAGACTACTTCAGGATGCGCTTTAAATCTTTCAGCGACTTTAGTGATTTTGAGAAGAAGGTACATATGGATGCTGATATAAAAGATTCACACCTCTCATCAAAAGATGTGGCTTACTTTACGCCATCGTTAGATAAAACCAACTTTGAATTAGGTTTAAGCGGTCGTGCCAGCGGATTGGTAAACAACATTAAAGCCAGCAACCTCACTGTTACCGCCGGACAAGCCACCTACATACGGGGCAACTTTAACCTAAAAGGGTTGCCCGATTGGGATAACACTTACCTCACGCTCGAATTTAAACAGCTGGCATCCAACAAAAAGGACCTCGATTACCTGTACACGCATTTTACCGGTATGCCCAACCGAAAAGTGCCCGACCTATTCAGCAAGTTTGGAAATATTAGCTATAGCGGCAAATTTACCGGCACGCAAAAAAACTTCAATATAGCCGGAACTTTTAAAACCCTTTTAGGACGTCTTGACCCTGACGTAAACATTAGGTTCAATGCCAAGGGTGTGCCGGCCTACAAGGGTAGCATAGCAGCTACTAATTTTAATTTGGCTGCCCTGTTAGATGATAAAAGCTTAGGCCGTACTACTTTAAAAGCCACGGTAGATGGCAGTGGCGATGATCTTAAAAACTTATCAACCACGTTGAATGCCGATGTTAATTTTATTGACTACAATGGCTATAAATACCGGAATATTGATTTAGACGGAACTTTCAGGAACCAGGTTGCTAAAGCAAAAATTAAGGTAAACGATCGCAATGTCAAGCTCAACCTCAATGGCAACATAGATCTTAATCCCGAGTTACCCAGATATACCATCACCGGCTCCATAAAAGATGCTCATTTAAACAGACTTAAACTGGTTAAAGACACGCTTACCTTAACTACCAACATAAACACCAGTTTTTCGGGCAATAATCTTAAAAACCTGCAGGGTTTTGTACAGCTAACCCCTACCCGTATTACCACTCCAAAAGACAACTATGTAATTGACACCTTAAAGTTAACAGCCGAAGGTTTGGGCAATAACAGGCTCATCAGCCTCCGCTCTGATTTGGCCGATGGTAGCATTAAGGGTAGTTATGATCTGGCAACCTTTCCTTCTTATTTTAAGTCTATAGCTAAAAAATATATCCCATCGCTACAAACTAAAATATATACGCCAGGGCCGCAAAACTTTGATTTCAGGCTCAATTTAAAAAACCTCGACCCTGTACTGCTCATGTTCATGCCCGACCTGAAAATTCCTGAAGGCGGTACATTTGTAGGGCACTTCAATTCGGCCGAAAAAACGGCTACGCTAAGTGGTTTAATAAAAACCGTGAAGTATGGCAAAATGGTGTTTCATGATTTTATTGTGGACGAAAGCACTGCCGATAGCCTGTTAACGCTCAACTTATCATTAAGCAAGGTTGATTTAACCGATAGTCTGTACATTAAAGATATTAACATTACCAATTTTTTGCGTCGCGACAGTTTAAACTTCAACGTAAAACTATCAGATAAAAATGCTACCAACCAACTGGATTTGTACGGCCTGGTAGAGTTTGGCCGCGATACCACAGCCAAACTTAAACTCCTTCCATCAGAAGTTATACTGGAGCGCGAATCATGGCGCTTAACTGAGCAGGTACGCATACGATTGCTAAATGGCAAAACAGATATTGAAAATTTTGAGCTTACCAACGGAGAGCAACGCGTAAGTATTGATGGCTTTATATCAAGCTCGCCCGAAGATAAACTTAAGGTTACCTTTGATAAATTTAGGATGGCCACCATTAACCAGCTTACCAAGGCAGGAGGTGTATTATTACATGGCTCGCTCAATGGTGAGGTTAACCTGAGTTCGATATTAAAAAAAACCGGGGTGGATGCCAACCTGCGCATCGACTCGTTAACGATGAACAAAACCCTGGTGGGCGATGTAAAAATTGTATCAGACCTTGATAACGATAACAGCCGCGCCAACGTAAAACTCAATATTTTAAACCGTGGCCTTGAAACCCTGAATATTGCCGGAGCTTATTATTTAGACAAAGGCGAGGGCGATAAACTTGATTTTGATGTACGCATGGATCAAACGGAGGCCGTCATTTTTTCTCCGTTTATTAAAAACCTGGTATCAAATGTAAAAGGTACCCTATCGGCCGATATGAAACTGACCGGAGCGCCATCGAACCCTAAACTTAACGGTAACATTACCTTGGCTAATACCGGCGTTACGGTTGATTACCTGAAAGTGCCTTATACCATTAATGATAAACTTACGGTTGAAAACAGCATCATCAAAATTGATGATATGCGCATAAGTGACCCACGCGGCGGTAAGGGCACAGCTAATGGAAAAATAGACCTTTCGGACTTTGCCAATCCTTTACTTGATATTAGTGTAAGGGCCAATAACCTCATGGCGCTCAATACCACCTTTCGCGATAATCGCCTTTATTACGGTACGGCTTTTGGTAGCGGCAGTTTTAGCTTTACCGGCCCAATTGACAATATGAAGATTGATATTAAAGCCAAAACCGAAGATGGTACGGTATTTAATAATTCCGCTTAA
- a CDS encoding translocation/assembly module TamB domain-containing protein — MVRYLIIPLNTSATANEYDFIRFVSHKDSTRVISTANAFKGVTLNFDLSADEKTLVRITTDLGLLEGRGVANGLKLNINSLGDFEMRGDFLISSGKFEFTAKNFISKNFQVNQGGTLRWTGNPSNAEINLKAIYELRANISNLYSAAGLQSPWGTRQELVQAQLMLTRTLLQPVIEFDFTFPLNASIKDDMATYLSDINNRNQQALSLIVRRQFAPGTGSNINQQVLGTASTAASEFFFNKLNSYIAQSTNFRSLDLNIRSQSDASASLRLFKDRVVLNGSVYNANGSNDLFSNNSSNLFNSDFRKLTTDFNAEYLIRQDGQLRGRFSYRTLNTTAISSTIDYRPQYVNGLGLIYQRDFDTFKEFFRNLFRKGRNAAQQPADSSNAPVVIDDPEEDKE; from the coding sequence ATGGTACGGTATTTAATAATTCCGCTTAATACGTCGGCAACGGCCAATGAGTATGATTTTATAAGGTTTGTAAGCCATAAAGACTCTACCAGGGTTATTAGTACAGCCAACGCATTTAAAGGCGTTACGCTAAACTTCGATCTATCGGCCGATGAAAAAACCCTGGTACGAATAACCACCGATTTGGGCTTACTCGAAGGGCGTGGTGTAGCCAACGGATTAAAATTGAACATTAACAGCCTGGGCGATTTTGAAATGCGGGGAGACTTCCTCATTTCATCGGGTAAGTTTGAATTTACGGCTAAAAACTTCATCAGCAAAAACTTTCAGGTTAACCAGGGCGGTACGCTACGCTGGACGGGTAACCCATCAAACGCAGAGATCAATCTTAAAGCCATTTATGAGCTACGGGCCAACATCTCTAACTTATATTCGGCGGCGGGTTTACAATCACCGTGGGGTACCCGCCAGGAGCTGGTACAGGCACAACTTATGCTAACCCGAACGCTGCTGCAACCGGTAATTGAGTTTGATTTTACTTTCCCGCTCAATGCATCAATTAAAGACGATATGGCAACTTACCTGTCCGACATTAACAACCGTAACCAGCAGGCCCTGAGTTTGATTGTAAGGCGGCAGTTTGCCCCGGGTACGGGTTCAAATATTAATCAGCAGGTATTGGGAACAGCCAGTACGGCAGCAAGCGAGTTTTTCTTTAATAAACTCAACAGCTATATTGCCCAGTCAACTAATTTCCGCAGTCTCGATTTAAACATTCGCTCTCAAAGTGATGCCAGTGCATCGTTAAGGTTGTTTAAAGACCGCGTAGTACTCAATGGCAGTGTATACAATGCCAACGGTAGTAACGATCTGTTCAGCAATAATTCATCAAACCTGTTCAATTCTGATTTCAGGAAACTTACTACCGATTTTAATGCCGAATACCTGATACGGCAGGATGGACAGTTGCGGGGACGTTTTTCATACCGCACCCTCAATACTACGGCCATTAGCAGTACGATTGATTACCGTCCGCAATATGTAAACGGGTTAGGTTTAATATATCAACGAGATTTTGATACGTTTAAAGAATTCTTTCGCAACCTTTTCAGAAAAGGGCGTAATGCAGCCCAGCAACCGGCAGATAGTTCAAACGCACCGGTGGTAATTGATGACCCTGAAGAAGATAAAGAGTAA
- a CDS encoding bifunctional 3,4-dihydroxy-2-butanone-4-phosphate synthase/GTP cyclohydrolase II, producing the protein MLNTIPEAIEAIKAGKMIIVVDDDDRENEGDFLIATRYATPEAINFMAKYGRGLICAPITRQRANELELEPMVNHNTATLETNFTVSVDLLGHGCTTGISASDRSKTSLALIDPATKPADLGRPGHVFPLIAKDGGVLRRAGHTEAAIDLPVMAGLEPSGVICEVMKDDGEMARLPDLLVMAKEHDLKIISIKDLIAYRLNTETLIDREVSVKMPTEWGDFDMIAYTQKDTGEHHLALVKGTWEPGEPVLTRVHSSCVTGDIFGSCRCDCGPQLHKAMEIVSQEGKGVIVYMNQEGRGIGLINKLKAYQLQESGLDTVEANLQLGFKMDQRDYGIGAQIIRDLGITKMRLMSNNPKKRTGLTGYGIEVVETVPIEIAPNPHNETYLITKRDKMEHAILKNH; encoded by the coding sequence ATGCTGAATACCATACCCGAAGCTATAGAAGCTATAAAAGCCGGAAAAATGATCATCGTAGTTGATGATGATGACCGCGAAAATGAAGGTGATTTTTTAATTGCCACCCGCTATGCAACCCCTGAAGCTATAAACTTCATGGCTAAATACGGGCGCGGATTAATATGTGCACCCATTACCCGCCAACGCGCTAATGAACTGGAACTGGAACCTATGGTTAACCATAATACGGCCACACTCGAAACCAACTTTACGGTTTCGGTTGATTTACTGGGGCATGGTTGTACAACAGGTATATCAGCGTCCGACCGTTCAAAAACCAGCCTGGCCTTAATTGATCCGGCTACCAAACCTGCCGATTTGGGTCGCCCGGGACACGTGTTTCCGCTGATTGCCAAAGACGGTGGCGTATTACGCCGCGCAGGCCATACCGAGGCTGCTATTGATTTACCGGTTATGGCCGGTCTTGAGCCATCGGGTGTTATATGCGAGGTAATGAAGGATGATGGCGAAATGGCGCGCCTGCCCGATTTGCTGGTAATGGCTAAGGAGCACGATCTCAAAATAATTTCGATTAAAGACCTGATAGCTTATCGCCTCAATACCGAAACCTTAATTGACCGTGAGGTTTCAGTAAAAATGCCTACTGAATGGGGCGATTTTGATATGATTGCCTACACTCAAAAAGATACCGGGGAGCATCATTTAGCACTGGTAAAAGGTACTTGGGAGCCTGGCGAACCCGTTTTAACACGTGTGCACAGTTCCTGTGTAACCGGCGACATTTTTGGCTCGTGTCGGTGCGATTGCGGCCCACAGTTACACAAGGCTATGGAAATTGTAAGTCAGGAAGGCAAAGGAGTTATTGTATATATGAACCAGGAAGGCCGCGGCATTGGTCTAATTAATAAATTAAAAGCCTACCAATTACAGGAAAGCGGCTTAGATACGGTTGAAGCCAATCTTCAGTTGGGCTTTAAAATGGATCAGCGCGATTATGGCATAGGTGCACAAATCATCCGCGATTTGGGTATTACCAAGATGCGTTTGATGAGCAACAATCCTAAAAAGCGTACCGGCCTAACAGGCTATGGCATTGAGGTGGTTGAAACCGTTCCTATCGAAATTGCACCAAACCCGCATAATGAGACTTACCTTATTACCAAACGTGATAAAATGGAGCATGCCATTTTAAAGAATCATTAA
- a CDS encoding LptF/LptG family permease, with product MKKIHLLILKSFIRPFIVTFFIVMFVLLMLFLFKYIDDLIGKGFQWYIILELMMYASMTNVAMALPLSVLLSSIMTYGSLGENYELVAIKSAGISLGRAMYPMMIVVTMLSIGAFLFSDYMLPIANFKYYSLLYDVRQQKTAFLISEGIFNNSIPGYSIRVQKKDADGQTLHGVMIYQKEEKTNNLSVLFAKEGIMYRTPDDMYLVLKLKDGIQYSEAPDKRNINARQQFNRRRFASTERKFDLSDFKMKRTDASEWRSTIQMMNLKQLTLSQDSIIKTVRQSTNSNAAMMSPYIKYFVMPHKAIKGSTTRALPAVALKGKVLHNALPGAQSSAQTIRDMLKPVSERYQEESKTIRKYSIEYNKKFTLSAACLALFLIGAPLGAIIRKGGLGLPVVVSVIFFLLYYIIATIGEKSAKEGSITPAMGMWAAIFILTPIGLFLSYKAANDSVLFDTEAYKRFFNKIFKRKAATA from the coding sequence GTGAAAAAGATACACCTCTTAATACTAAAATCCTTTATAAGGCCTTTCATCGTTACCTTTTTCATCGTAATGTTTGTGTTGCTGATGTTGTTTTTGTTTAAATACATCGACGACCTCATTGGCAAAGGTTTTCAGTGGTATATTATTTTAGAGCTCATGATGTACGCCTCCATGACCAACGTGGCCATGGCGCTGCCCTTGTCGGTGCTGCTGTCATCCATCATGACCTACGGCAGCCTGGGCGAAAATTATGAGCTGGTAGCCATCAAATCGGCAGGTATATCATTAGGAAGGGCTATGTACCCCATGATGATCGTGGTAACCATGCTCAGCATAGGCGCTTTCCTGTTTTCAGATTACATGCTGCCTATTGCCAATTTTAAGTACTACTCGTTATTGTACGATGTGCGCCAGCAAAAAACGGCCTTCCTGATATCTGAAGGCATTTTTAATAACAGTATACCCGGATACTCCATACGTGTGCAAAAAAAGGATGCCGACGGCCAAACGCTGCACGGTGTAATGATTTACCAGAAAGAGGAAAAAACCAATAACCTGAGTGTGCTTTTTGCCAAAGAAGGCATTATGTACCGCACGCCCGATGATATGTACCTGGTTTTAAAGCTTAAAGATGGTATACAATATTCAGAAGCACCCGACAAGCGTAACATCAATGCCCGGCAGCAATTTAACCGCAGGCGTTTTGCCTCAACCGAACGTAAGTTTGATCTATCGGACTTTAAAATGAAACGTACCGACGCCAGCGAGTGGCGATCGACCATACAAATGATGAACCTGAAACAATTAACCTTGTCGCAAGATTCTATCATTAAAACCGTTAGGCAGTCAACCAATAGCAATGCAGCTATGATGTCGCCTTACATTAAATATTTTGTGATGCCGCACAAGGCTATTAAAGGCAGTACAACACGTGCTTTGCCGGCTGTAGCACTTAAAGGCAAAGTGTTACATAATGCCTTACCGGGTGCTCAAAGCTCGGCACAAACCATTCGCGATATGCTCAAACCCGTATCTGAGCGTTACCAGGAAGAATCAAAAACCATCCGTAAATATTCTATTGAGTATAATAAAAAATTCACACTCTCGGCGGCTTGTTTAGCGTTGTTTTTAATTGGCGCACCGCTTGGCGCAATTATACGTAAAGGCGGCCTGGGGTTGCCGGTGGTAGTATCGGTAATCTTCTTTTTGCTGTATTACATTATTGCCACCATTGGCGAAAAATCGGCCAAGGAGGGTAGTATTACCCCGGCTATGGGCATGTGGGCCGCTATTTTCATATTAACGCCTATAGGCTTGTTCCTATCGTACAAGGCGGCCAATGATTCGGTTTTGTTTGATACCGAAGCTTATAAGCGATTCTTCAATAAAATATTTAAGCGCAAGGCCGCAACAGCCTGA
- a CDS encoding START-like domain-containing protein, whose translation MSEKKKFNLEYEIKSSPRILYSFLSEANGLTQWFADKVVYRDQVFTFTWDDEEQKAKLLAAKENKFVRFRWLDDEPQYYFEMEIAQDELTNDVALNITDFATEDTIAERKLIWDNQIDYLFSVLGA comes from the coding sequence ATGTCCGAAAAGAAAAAGTTTAATCTGGAGTATGAAATTAAATCGTCTCCGCGTATTTTGTATAGTTTTTTAAGTGAGGCCAATGGCCTTACCCAATGGTTTGCCGATAAAGTAGTTTACCGCGATCAGGTTTTTACCTTTACCTGGGATGATGAAGAGCAGAAGGCCAAACTCCTGGCCGCTAAAGAAAACAAGTTTGTGCGCTTTCGCTGGCTGGATGATGAGCCGCAGTATTATTTCGAAATGGAAATAGCGCAGGATGAACTTACCAATGATGTAGCCCTCAACATAACCGATTTTGCCACCGAGGATACCATAGCCGAACGTAAACTGATTTGGGACAACCAGATTGATTATCTTTTTAGCGTATTGGGTGCATAA
- a CDS encoding GIY-YIG nuclease family protein translates to MYSPTFNKIYIGYTPDMTNRFLSHNELGTKGYTVKYRPWVILRTEEYLTKPDAMKREQQLKGGKGRDLIEDFKKCSDG, encoded by the coding sequence ATGTACTCTCCTACCTTCAACAAAATTTACATTGGTTACACGCCTGACATGACTAATCGCTTTCTATCTCATAATGAGTTGGGAACAAAAGGTTACACTGTAAAATACCGGCCATGGGTAATTCTTCGAACTGAGGAATATCTAACTAAACCAGACGCTATGAAAAGGGAGCAACAGTTAAAAGGAGGAAAAGGCCGAGATTTGATTGAAGATTTTAAAAAATGCTCAGATGGTTAG
- a CDS encoding dioxygenase family protein, whose translation MSILPLLTKAKGIESLLQSPGLLNHTERMPVFFTGHIDSHAEKFQPLLKSLQALGASVKPSVILVISAHWLTLGESYVTINKQFNVPDYPSTGSPTTAEYLVSTTAIKPYEWELDHGAWMRLKHIAPNRNIPVLQLSIDMEQPLDYHFRLARQLAPLRDMGVLIIGSGNIVHNLERSALRFWTEKPYQWAVDFDNWVKTKIDERDLGSLFRYSNFGEAAKLAVPTADHYLPLLYVLSLANRGESIEHTYESLYRGMSLRCLRVG comes from the coding sequence ATGAGCATTCTGCCATTGCTAACCAAGGCCAAAGGAATTGAATCGCTGTTACAAAGTCCGGGACTGTTAAACCATACCGAAAGGATGCCGGTGTTTTTCACAGGTCATATCGATTCGCATGCCGAGAAGTTTCAACCGTTACTAAAAAGCCTTCAGGCGTTGGGCGCTTCGGTAAAACCATCAGTTATATTGGTTATTTCGGCACACTGGCTCACGCTTGGCGAATCGTATGTAACCATTAATAAGCAATTTAACGTACCCGATTATCCGTCAACAGGCTCCCCAACAACAGCAGAATATTTAGTTAGTACCACGGCTATAAAACCCTATGAATGGGAACTGGATCATGGTGCCTGGATGAGACTAAAACATATTGCGCCCAACCGCAACATTCCTGTTTTGCAGCTAAGTATTGATATGGAACAACCTTTGGATTATCATTTTCGTTTGGCAAGGCAACTTGCTCCGTTAAGGGATATGGGGGTTCTTATAATTGGAAGTGGAAACATTGTACATAACCTTGAGCGCTCAGCATTGCGTTTCTGGACCGAAAAACCTTACCAATGGGCTGTTGATTTTGACAACTGGGTAAAAACTAAAATAGATGAACGCGACTTGGGCAGTTTATTCAGGTACAGTAATTTTGGCGAAGCAGCAAAGCTGGCAGTCCCCACAGCCGACCATTATTTACCTCTTTTGTACGTATTATCGTTAGCAAACCGGGGCGAATCCATTGAACACACCTATGAAAGTTTATACAGGGGAATGAGCTTACGTTGCCTGCGGGTAGGATAA
- a CDS encoding PhnA domain-containing protein: MELLIERSGNACELCKSVGNLSVYTVPPDGYANNHILVCDACNTQLDSPVTDAQYWRFLTDTMWSEVPAVQVLSWRILSRLKNEGWAADNLDMLYLDEETLAWAKAVDNEDDTTVNEVHKDSIGAILENGDTVVLTRSLDIKGSPMNAKMGTVVKNIKLVADNTDQVEGKINNQMIVILTKYLRKQNG, translated from the coding sequence ATGGAATTATTAATAGAGCGTAGCGGTAATGCTTGCGAGTTATGCAAGTCAGTTGGCAATTTATCAGTTTACACAGTGCCCCCAGACGGTTATGCAAACAACCATATACTGGTATGTGATGCTTGTAACACACAGCTCGATAGCCCGGTGACCGACGCACAATACTGGCGTTTTTTAACCGACACCATGTGGAGCGAAGTGCCTGCTGTACAAGTGTTGTCGTGGCGTATACTATCACGCCTGAAAAATGAAGGCTGGGCGGCCGATAACCTCGATATGCTTTACCTGGATGAAGAAACCCTTGCCTGGGCCAAAGCGGTAGACAATGAGGACGACACGACTGTAAACGAAGTACATAAAGACAGTATTGGCGCCATACTCGAAAACGGAGACACCGTAGTGTTAACCCGCTCTTTAGATATTAAAGGCAGCCCCATGAATGCCAAAATGGGCACCGTGGTTAAGAACATCAAACTCGTGGCCGATAACACCGACCAGGTTGAAGGAAAGATAAACAACCAGATGATCGTGATATTAACTAAGTATTTGCGGAAGCAGAACGGGTAA